In Pseudomonas flavescens, the sequence GCAGACATGGTGCAGCGAGCTGCTGGCATATCTTCGGTATTCAAACGAAAGAATGGCGTCTGCCGGCGCTTGAGCTCGGCTACCACGTAATCAATAGTGACGTCGCGACGATTGGTAACTAACAGCAGCATTCGTTTTCCCTAACTCAATCCGTCCAGGTCAGCATTTCGCTTCGTTCTGAGCACTGTCAGCAGTGAAAACCAAAGGACTGGATGGCATCGTCGTCTGCTTCCTGCTGAACCTTTGTTTTGGTGACCAACTCCAGCAGTTGGGCTGCTGAGTAATTGTCATCTGCCTCGTCGATCGAGTCGGTCTTGGTCGCTAGCTGCAGGAGGTTGTTAAACCCGTTTGGTTGCGTGTCATCGTCTCGTTCAATCTGCTGATGCGTTTTAGTCACCAGCTCAAGTGCTAGTTGGCAGTCATCATCTTCTTCGCCGTCGGCACGAGTCTTTGTCTTCAGTTGCGAGAGCGCTTGCTCATTGATGATCGGTTGAACACCTTGTTCGGTGTCGACTACCCACATTTGCTGCTGTTCGCAGTAGTAGCCAGGCAGCCGGTCTTCTCCAGTACGAAGTGTTCCGGATCGAGCCAGGAAAGGGGAAATTTTCGTGTTGCGAGGATGGTCGCAAGCGTCCGTGTCAGCGGTGTTGTCCATGCATCAAGTCCATGAGTTCGAAAGGAGCGCTGGGCTGATACTACTTTGCTACCTGTTACCGGACAATGTGCTTTGGGGCCGTTTAGCGGTAGAAGCCACTCCTACCTCTAGGGCTGGCCTCTAAGCCACCATAGAGGGCATCCAGAGGGCCCATCTCGACATGGCGAGGGTTGCCGCAGCAGGGCCGAGGCAGTCAGGTAGCCTCGTACTGCGGCCTGTGTGAATCATCATGCTCAAGCGCTTCGATCAGGGCAGACAGCGCATCCGCTAAGCGAGCATCTTCCCACGCGTCCCCGGATGCCGGTTGGAAAGATTGGCAGTGACGAAGCAGAGCGTCGCGGTCGTTCCGGTTAAGGTCAAGCTGGACGAGCATAGGGGCTCCTGGTTACCGATCTAGCAAGCTTGAACATCCTGGACTCCAGACGCCAGGGACTTGTCCTCGTATGAACGGATGAAAATGTCTACCGTCCGCTCCACGATCACCTCAATCTCCGCACGGTCTAGCGGCTCACGATTGCCTCTGATCTGGGTGAGGATGACGAGTCCATCAATCATCCCCAAGAAGTGACGTGCGGCGACCTCAGGGTCATGAACTACAAGGATATTTCGCCGGGCCAGCTTGACGAAGTAAGCACAGACTACCTCTTGGACGGGCTGCTCAATGATCTCTTCAAACCTGCGGCTTAGCTGGGGGAAGCGCTTGCTTTCCAGAAAGATCATGCGCAGGAAGTCTGAAGCCATTGGGCCCTCCCAAAAAACCGCAAACTCAGTGGCGATACGCCGTAGCCCAGCCCTCGGATCGTTCAGGGCTCTCTTGTCCTTCGGGACATTCATGGCCGGGAAGGCTTGCCATATCCGTTCGACCACCGCAAAGAAGAGCGACTCTTTGCCATCAGGGAATCGGTTGTACAGGGTTGGGCGGGTTACCTCGGCTGCCTTTGCAATCTCCTCCATGCTGGCCCCGTCGTAGCCATGCTCGATGAACACTCGGCCTGCGGCAATCAAAAACTTCGCCTGACGTGATGCTGCCTCGCCAATGTTGAACAAGTTTTCAATGGGGAGTTGAGGCGTTGAGTTCATTACGATTACCTAGGCTCTTGGTATAACAAGTCTTACTGAAAAAGCTACAATATGCCAGCCTCCTTATAATCTTTTACTTGAATGTCTAGTAAGGCAGTGTCTCACTTGGTTGTGGCCTATTGTCGTGCACTAAAATAGGTGTGCGAATTTTTAAGAGAGAGCTGTCAATATGCGTGTAAAAAGTTCCTGTGGGAAGATTTGTCTCATGGCTGAAGTGGATTTTATGGATAACTTCTGTCTTGAATAAGGGGATATTACCGTTTAGCGGTTTATTGTCAGATGGCAAGGAAGTTAGAGGCGAAAAAGTTACATAGGCGCGCGTTCTGCCTTAGTCGAGGCGAGATTTTGTGGGGTAACAGCGTGCCAGGCATATCATTGGCTCTCGTTGCTTGATAATATGTTTGTGCCTGGCATAGTTTCAGTTTGTACGATTTATTATGATTATGGTATACCTGCTTAGGCTGAAGACGGAGGTCACGTGCCTAATATCATAGGTGATATTCAAAACCGGCCAAAAGAATTGTGGACGTTGCCCAACTACAATCATTTGCCTGATGAGTCCTTTCAAATTGATTTGGCCAGCGCTGCTGGAAAGTTTTTGGCTAATGATATCTTTGATCTGGACGGAGTTCAGCCTCTTGAAACGGTAATTTTCGACCTGTCGAAGAAGCTCTTCGAAGGGGTGCCAGTTGTCGGCGTAAACCCATCGAAAGAGGCCATTGAGTATTACAGAGAGCGTGGTGACACATTCCAGATGGTTAATGTGGTTGTCTGCTGTCACTCATTCGAAAGACGTGATGGTAAGCTATTTGCACTGCCTTACCATGTTTCTCTACGTCCAGCTATGAAAAATGGTTCACCTCAGACAGTGTGGGTTGACTGGATCGCAAATTTTGATTTAGAGAAGGTTTTGGACGGCAAGCCACACTACATGGGGTTTAATCCATTCTCGGATGCTTTTGGCCTATACGCTATTGGGGCAGTCCCTGTCAGCGAAGCCATATGCTCAGATGTTATCGGCTTTGTTTATAATACCTATTTTGTTGCCTCCAAACATGTTCCGAGAGATGCAACAGATCCTGGTCTGTGCACTGAGTTGCTGGGCGAGACCAAAGGGGTTCTTGGAGACTACCAAAAATACAGATGCAAGAACTACTTCAAGAAGTTTACTGATTCAAAACCTTTTAAAATTTGGGGGTGCGATTCTCCCATTGAGCTTTTCCTTTTACAGGCCATGAGCCAAATTGGTTTGCATCCAAAAATCCAAATGCATATTTATCCTGATGGATCGATTTTCCCATCCTTGCAGTCGATGTGGGAGGGTGGTGTTCGCACGAAGAAACTGGCGCAGACAATCACTGAGGCAGATTTCTTCTTTGAAAAGGAGATGGTTGCAGTATTTTGTGATTCCAAAGCTCATCACACAACTCCTGCCCAGGTAGCAAAAGACAAAGCCGTAGATGAAAAACTGGCAGCGGTTGGGATACGGTCATACAGGGTGGCTGGTACGGACATCGCAGAGTCGCCATTCCGCTGCGCTGCGCTGCTTAAGGAGTTCTTGACTGCGTGATTCTCTGAGGCTCGCCTGCCCGCCGCAACACCCGGGATGAGGCGGGTGTTTGAGAGACAGAACAGCCATACCCACTCGGCGGGCTGGACTGGCCTTTGCCCACCATCAAGGCTGCAGCAGCCCATCGGCTGCCCGGTAGGTTGGAGTCTACTACTTCGACATCACCTTACAGGTATTGCAGTGCGAGTAGGCGTAGCCGCTCACGCCGCATGTACGTGTTGAAGAAATATTCGCTGTTGAACTCGATGGCCTTCGAGCAAACGATCGTCGACGTGCGAGTGGGGTTATGTATTTCTGCAACGACGAGATCGATTGAGTCATCCCCTACCGACGATTCTCCCAACCGATGGTTATTGAAGTAGAAGCGCAGACTTGTGCCCTTCGTGTCTTTCTTGCGCACCACTTTACGATACTGCCCGACCTCGAATCCGACCGAGTTCTCAGTGATCTGCGCGGCAAGATAATTATCCACCTTCAAGCCGTACATGTCTTGAGCTTCCGTCATGTAGGCGAAGCCGAACGGCAGGTTATAAAGATTGATCGCTTTGTACTGATGCCCCTGGTTAGCGCCGAAGTCTCTCAGCATAGCCTCCACCAGACCATCGCTGTATGCGATGCCTGTGGCCGTCTCCAAGATCTTGACCACCAGGTGGATATGGTTGATCAGGGCTTCTCGGATTTCGTCGTTGCACACCTCATTGGTTCGGCGAGTTTTGCTGTCAAAGCGTTCCGGGTTGTGGAATGGGCAACTTTCGTAGGCTTGTTGATCGTGCTCGGCTAAGCCAGGGATGGAGCGCCCTGCGTGCTTGGCGTAGAGAATCTTGGCATCGGTCTTCGCGACATGACGATTTACCAAGAGAACTGGATTTACGCATGCTGGGCAGAGAGCGTACGACTTAACCTCTTGTCCATTGTTCCAAACATAGGGCTTGCTGCGGCTCGTTTTCTTGTTGTAATTACTCTCAGTTAGCGCAATTGGCACCCTCGGTTTTTCCAAAATGCTAAAAACGTTCAAGTTCTTCCCTTACTAAGAATCTGATGATTGATTGCCAGCTGGCCTTCTCTACGACCAGCACCCCTACCGCCAGAGCAAGAGGGACGCTAGTGATGACCTAGCAGCCAAGAAACTGGCAAGATTGATGACGCACTGGCTGATGCCTTTGAGCATGTCCGAAATGGTCTCCAAATCTGGACAGGTCGGAAAAAGCCTCCGACCACGATCGCGAATGCAGGTGTGTTGGAAGAGGGGGGATCATTCGATCTAGCCCCTGGATTCATACCCTTCATCAGGCCACCTAAGGTGCCGAGCGACCTCCAGGTGCGAGTGTCTTGAACCTGACTGTCCCGAATGAAGCCGAGGCCAAGCGGGTACAATCAATCCTGAACAAGCGCAAGCTGCAGGCTGATTTCTCGAACTCTATGCTGATTGAGCGGAAAGTGCCGCAAATCAAGTTAGGCTCGAAGTTTGATGGCATAAAGGTGTGGAAATGCATCGCAAAGTCGGCTATTTCAGGCTTTGTGTTGTTGTACGGCAATGAGCGGGCCCTCGCAGTCATAGATCGTGATGTGAGAGACGCGATCATCTGTGGCGAGCCGGCCATCAACGAGTTCTGCGGGTGGGATTTCGTCAACCCGTGGCCAACCATCTCGAAGATTGAGCCCCATCATAAGTGCATTGGCGCAGAACTCTCGGGATTTGAGCATTCACTGATTGTCACTGAAGTCGGTGACCTTACCGTGGCCTTCATTGAGATTTTCGGTGGATGGCGGTTCTCGGTCGCGCTCGGCCCTGCCACGGGCATTCCCTTCCGAGGTGTAGCCATCAATCCTCGATCAGTGAGCCCTGCTCGTTTCGTGATCGAGGGGACAGCTCCATCTAGCTACGTCCCGAGGACACCGGAATCGTTCAGGGCGGAACACTCGTTCACGATGGCCGCAAACAAAACCGCATCGGATCACGTGCTTGAGCAGTGGAGCGTCGAGAGCCATGCAGAAAATCGCAGCCGACTCACTCAAGACTTGAACACCAAACTCGGAGCTGCGGAGACCGAGGAGGAGCAGGAAGCCATCATTGGTGAGTTCATCAGAAAGGTGGCAACGCTTGAGCAAGGCGAAGCGTGGGAGACTGCGTTGAATCTGACGTTCGGAGACAACGAGTAACGTATCGCGCGTAACGAGCCTTGGAAGTCAGTACCCCAAGGCTCGCCGATTAAAGCGCCCCAGGCTGCTCTATGTGCCCAGTCCTAGCATGCTGTGAGATGTGGGTCGTCGATGCTAGTCCTCACGGCCTCCCCTTGAGGCCCTGCGTCTTTCAAGACTCAGAGCTTTCCCAGTTTACTTGGCAGTCTTCAAGGCCGCATCAGCGCCTGTCGTAGTGAGTGAAACGTATTGTTCGGCCATGGAACTGGAGGAGTGACCCAACTGATCGGCGATTCGCTCGCCAGGCTGTTGTGTTGGGGTGGACGCTGCTAGCCGTGCCATCGCTGCCAGTCTCAAGGTGCCTGGCGTTAGTGTTGAGCCGGGAAGTTGAGCTTGTCGTTCCCACGACCGAAAAATCGGTAGCAGTTGCGCTGTCGACATGGGTTGCTTCCGGTCATTACTCGGGAAGAGATAGTCATCGGCAGAGAGATTCTCCTCGCTGATGTACTTCTCGATTACTGCTGTGTTCGCAAGGGGTAGTGGTGGTTTCGCTTTCGAGATCTTAATGGATATCTCCTTGCTCGAAGGCATGTAGGTTTCCAAGCTGACAACCTGGGAAACCTTGGCACCAAGGACGACATGCCCCCGAAGCCCTGTCTCCAGCAGTGCAAAAAGGCTCCGGTCGCGAAGGCTTCCTGAGTTTTCGACGATCCGCTTGATCGCATCACTGTGAGTGAAGACATCCAGTCCCAACGGAATGGCGTGGAGCCTCGATGGCTTGTGCGTTATCGGTGGACACGTGTAGCACGGGACTTCGGACTCTGGGGCGGTGGTGTTCTCAGGACAGATTCCAGTCTGGTTGAAATCAGGCATTGGGCTCTTGGTCACTTCCACGCCTCGTGAGGCAGCCCCCTTGAACGTGCTAAGCGCTTTCAAAGGGAGCGTCTCGACAAAAGGGTCAAGCACGCTGCGCGGTACTGAGGTGTCGTTGGCCAAGGCCAATACCGAAGAAATCTCAGCCGCGAACTGGGTGTGCGTGGTACTCAGGGCAGGCGTTTCTGCATCCCGAGGCCAGATGACGGACTCTTTAATGAGGTCGTGGTAATTGGCATACCCTAGCCCCTTGGACAGGGTCTCTCGGGCAAAAGAGAGCTGGACGGGTGAATGGCCTGGCCATCGTTTCTGGATGCTTTTGGCGAGTTTTTTGAAGGCGGCTTGGGGGAGCAGATCTTCGGGATAGACCGGAACGCGCATGGCAATTCTCCAATGTCACGGGGTCGGCTGCCCGCTGACAATTGTCGAAGTGCGTGCGATAGAAGGGGAGAAACACCTGAGGCGCAAAGGCTTTGCATGCCGACCGCTCGATCCAGGAAGACCGTGGTCGGTACGGTAGCATCGCTTCTGGTGCTGATCAACACTGTAGGGCTTGCCAGCTTGTCAGGCTTGACCATGAGGCGGATTTTTTCAGCTGCCCTGATGGAAGTCATCGTACAGGGGCGTTCAGCGGGGGAACCTGTCCTGGGTTACGAGCTATGCTTCACAGGACGTGTACTACTGATATTGATTGCGGAATTATATTCTTATTGGCTTCTGTATCCTATTGCCTGAGCCGGTTCGCAGATGAGTTGGCGGGTTAAGGATATCAGCGTCTCAGGTTGACGACTCTTGACGAAAAAGGAATGGTCTATGTGGGAAAAGCATCCTGATACTTGCGCAGTAGTAGTTGATCCATTCAACGAGAAGGTGTACGAGTTCCGTCGGTCAATGCTTATTAATCAGATAAGTCGCGATGCTGATAAAATCGCTAAAAGTTTTGACGCGCTACACAGTGCTGATCTTGAAAAAATGAGTGCGCTTTTTGCCCATTGCTCCGCTATTTTGACATCGGGGCTTTTTAGGGCTGATCGCGAAGAGGATAAGCTTCGCAAAGCGTGTGCAGAGCTCCTCTCAAACGCCCTGAACTCCATGGTTGGCGCAGCATACATGCTTCGGGGTGGCTTTGTTCTGCAGCCTGGCCCGGTCGTGCGCTCAGCCATTGAAACCATGGCCGTAGCCCTCCATCTCGTGCAATTTCCGGAAGACTTTCAGAAATACCAAGAGCACAAGTTTGAGTCTCCGCGTGCCGTTTCCAGTGCCAAGCGCGTCTTTCCTCCATTTGGCCACATCTACGGCTTGCTGAGTCGAGAGTTTACGCATATTGGAACTTTGCATAAGCAGTTCACGCCCATCCGCGAATACACGGGCAATGAAGAATCGTTGCAGTTGAATATTCAATTCCTGACGGCAGGGATATGGATGTGCTATGTGTCCTGCGAACTAGTATTTTTGGACGGCGTTGCTGAACCAAGATATTGGCGTGAGTTGCCTGAGCAAGTTGAGGGTAAGACTGCTTATTCTTACGAGCCCAGTGGCGGGGAGCGAGCTTGGATGGCGGACTTTCTAGGTTTGGATAATCCGGTCTTTGGAGGAAATGACTGAGGCGCAAGAATGCTGGGTCGTTTGGAGCCCTGTCGACGTCGAGGTGATTTTCGAGGGGGAGGGCTGGCCGATCTGCTCACTCCCTTTCGCGAACTCTGGGTCGTCTTCTGAGACGGCACTATAGGGCGGCAGTCCGGAACGCCATTCTGGCACGCACGGTGATGAACTGGTTAGCGATCCAGGCTTGGTACGGATACGGAAATGAGCTTTTTGGGGTTTATTGGGTGGATCGAGGAGCGCGATGGTCTGTCGATTCGTGATTCTGGACGGCGCCGACGGTGCACCAAATTTTGGTGACTCTAGGGGAGGGCTGGGGAGCTTGGATCTAGGTACTGCAATGATGCTTTCGGCTTCCTGATTGAGGAGGGAATCCCCTGGAAGGCCCGGAAACAATGGCTGGAAGGTGGAGCGGGTAGAGGGAATCGAACCCTCACCGATTGCTTGGGAAGCAATAGTTGTACCATTCAACTATACCCGCTTTTCTTGCCTCAACGGTGCACTAAAGTGGCGTGTCCAATAAGATCTCAGCTCAAGTTTAGAGGAAGCCCTGGCTGAATCCATAGTTCAAAACCAAGCAGACACAAGTGCTGAGAAAGACCGAAGTGCGGTGGGTGATGTGTTGAAAGAGAGCATTGTGCCCCCGGTATTAGCTGCAGCAATCAACGTGTTTATGGAAGAAGAATATGCGATCCGGTGGCTATCCACCCCACTGCAAGCGCTTGGGCAGAAGCGTCCAGTGGATGCAGACATTAAGGCAGTTATCGAATTACCCAACCGTTTAGAGCACGGCTATGGTGCCTAGGTCTGATTTGGCCCCTAGTCAGGCTCACAGGACGCTCTGAAGCCTACCTGTGACTATGCAAGTACAGGCCCCTGAGCTTGCGATCACCCCCTTGTTCTGACCTCCTGTACAACCTCATGGGGCTTTAGCGCCAAGCGGCACATCATTAACCCTTGATCGAATCCATAGTTGTTTCCCATCCGTCCAGATGTCCGATAAGTCACCGAACGTAAATCCGCAGCACTGGCTGTAACCCAATTTTGTAACATGTTAACCACACAGGTTTTCAGCTCAACAATGTGGTTTACAGCTTTCTGGGATTCAGATTCCCGGGGCCGTTTGTGCTTGCTCACGCCCCCCATCGGGAAACATGGTGGCATCTACTTTCAGGCTGTAGTCACTGTCAGATTGCTTCACCCGCCGTGTCGGAGGCCTGCTAAAGGCCCGGGGCGCAAACGGCCAGCCGATGATCTTTGAAGGCTGCGTTATTGTCTCCGTGAGCGCCAGGGCCAGCGCCCCGCCAGCGTCTGCTCACAGAGGATCCCATGATGAATTCCCTAACAGGGCTTTTGGTCGCCACCGTGTTGAGTTCTGGAGCACAAGCTGTTGGCAGCCACGTGCTCACTTCGTAATAAAGCCTTGCCGTATGGGTGAGCCTAGTGGGCTGTTGGAAGCTGGCCGCCTATCAAGTTACCCCGATTCGCTCATGATATTAGGCGACGCCTTTTGTGCGCCGACAATTTTTAAGGTCTGGCGCATTGAGCGAGGTAAGCAGGTGCCACGCTGTCTCACAGCACAAAGTTTTCTTTTATCAATCCCAACTCAATAGCTTTGTGATAAACAAAGTAACGGTTGACGAATTCGGACAATTGATTGAACTTGAATGTGTTGAAGGATTTCCAGTCTTCCTTTCTGGTAGTGGCGGCCTCAGCTTGTCCAAGTAGATAAGGTGGTGGAAGCTTCCTCATATTCTTGATGTTTGGTAGGTGCGGCGGCAGCGTCACCGAGGCTATATAGTCATCGCGCGAAATTTCTTGTCCATCCAGCAAATCGTAGGTATAGGTTTCGAAAATATCGTCACCCCGATAGGCACTGTTTAATACTATGTAGCATTGAAATGCGCTGAAAAGCTCAACATGGCAAAATAGAATGCCTTGGTGCCCACAGAGCGTCAGAGCGTGGCATGGATAATAAGAACTCTTGGTAATGTTTATTTCGAAGAACTGCTCGCTTGGTGATGTGGGCATGGAGGGCACAAACAAAATCTTATCTGCGAATGCTCTATTTTCACAATCTAGTACATCTGTAAGCTGCTCGCGGGAGAGTCCCTTAAGCGCAGCAAAACCGACGGCTATTTTCGCCATGCCTTGCTTGAAGTTTTTGTTGTCAAATCCAAAAGGCTTTTCCATTTCGCCAGCCATGTCATCGGCCAACTTTATTTCATCATTTGGCTGGATTTTTCCTTGCGATATAAGGTGCTTTCTGTAGTTTTCAGCATTTTTTAGCGAGTGGGCGTAAATTCTCCCTGAATTCTCGTCAAAAAAAGGCGAGACAGGGAAAAACTTGCCCTCTCTGAAAATGACTTTAACGCCGTGGTCTTTATGAAAGGCGTCCATGCTTGGCTTAGTCTTTCTGTCATTATTCGCAGCGAGGCGCAAGCTGAATGAGCTGAAGACTTTGACAAATTCCTTGTCGATGTCCTCGTTCAGTTTCTGATTGCCCGCATGGCTCAGTATGTTTTTTGATTTAAGCTTGCCACCAATCGCATTCGGAATTATATGCTCTAATGACTCTCTGTCAGGGGCGTGCGGTTCGCTTCCGAACGAAAGAGGCTCCTTACTCGTCTTTTCAGCCATTGCGGCATTTTTAAATGACTTGAGATAGCCCTCGTAAGCTTCGACTGGCGTTTTAAGCTGTTGCCCCGTTAGGTAGCAGATTCGCGTGAGTTTTTTATCTTCTTGATCAGAGTCAGGCATAGGGAGAGCTCTTAATTTTATTTAAGTAGTGGGTGCGCTTGTTTCCACCGAAACTTTCATAGCCAGAGTCGATTTTGCGGCCCGGCTGGCAATCTCGACCCAAGCAGCACTGCATAAACGCCTTTGTTCTCAAACATCGAGAAGGCGAGCTGGGTCGTCGGGTCATTTGCGATAGCGGGCATCGGCAGTCCTTTATTCGTTTGTTCGTTCGCGGAGATCTGGAGCAGCGAAGGTTATTCCTCAGGGCATCATTTTACTCAATGGATACTGAGATTGGTGAAGCCAGGCCGGCCAGTAAAATGCCGCGTCGCTTCCGGACTGCTGGAATAATGATGATTTGAGGTTCTAGCGGGTAGCGCCCTGTCGTTCCTGCTGGAGCTACTCGCCCGACCTACTTAGGGCTGACTCGGCCAACCCGAAAATAGGGGTCGTGAATCCGTAGACCACTACACATGCCTTTCACGACATTTCCGAAAAGTTTCAACCCCGAAAAATCTCTGCGTAGGGCTCGCCACTCTGGAACTGAGCTGACGCCATGGGTCAGAGTGACCAAATGGGGATGCGCAATGATGAAGGATTCGGGGGCTGTCTCGACTAAGTTCGCTGTGTGAATGGCCTCCTTTCATCGCTCTAGCATGACCTTACAGGGACAGCGGCAAGCGGAGCGCGCCAGGCGTGAGGATGGCAGCCCGCAGGGCCAAGACCCAGGCAACGTCT encodes:
- a CDS encoding TetR/AcrR family transcriptional regulator, coding for MNSTPQLPIENLFNIGEAASRQAKFLIAAGRVFIEHGYDGASMEEIAKAAEVTRPTLYNRFPDGKESLFFAVVERIWQAFPAMNVPKDKRALNDPRAGLRRIATEFAVFWEGPMASDFLRMIFLESKRFPQLSRRFEEIIEQPVQEVVCAYFVKLARRNILVVHDPEVAARHFLGMIDGLVILTQIRGNREPLDRAEIEVIVERTVDIFIRSYEDKSLASGVQDVQAC
- a CDS encoding HNH endonuclease; protein product: MPDSDQEDKKLTRICYLTGQQLKTPVEAYEGYLKSFKNAAMAEKTSKEPLSFGSEPHAPDRESLEHIIPNAIGGKLKSKNILSHAGNQKLNEDIDKEFVKVFSSFSLRLAANNDRKTKPSMDAFHKDHGVKVIFREGKFFPVSPFFDENSGRIYAHSLKNAENYRKHLISQGKIQPNDEIKLADDMAGEMEKPFGFDNKNFKQGMAKIAVGFAALKGLSREQLTDVLDCENRAFADKILFVPSMPTSPSEQFFEINITKSSYYPCHALTLCGHQGILFCHVELFSAFQCYIVLNSAYRGDDIFETYTYDLLDGQEISRDDYIASVTLPPHLPNIKNMRKLPPPYLLGQAEAATTRKEDWKSFNTFKFNQLSEFVNRYFVYHKAIELGLIKENFVL
- a CDS encoding antitoxin Xre/MbcA/ParS toxin-binding domain-containing protein — its product is MGDVLKESIVPPVLAAAINVFMEEEYAIRWLSTPLQALGQKRPVDADIKAVIELPNRLEHGYGA
- a CDS encoding tyrosine-type recombinase/integrase; translated protein: MRVPVYPEDLLPQAAFKKLAKSIQKRWPGHSPVQLSFARETLSKGLGYANYHDLIKESVIWPRDAETPALSTTHTQFAAEISSVLALANDTSVPRSVLDPFVETLPLKALSTFKGAASRGVEVTKSPMPDFNQTGICPENTTAPESEVPCYTCPPITHKPSRLHAIPLGLDVFTHSDAIKRIVENSGSLRDRSLFALLETGLRGHVVLGAKVSQVVSLETYMPSSKEISIKISKAKPPLPLANTAVIEKYISEENLSADDYLFPSNDRKQPMSTAQLLPIFRSWERQAQLPGSTLTPGTLRLAAMARLAASTPTQQPGERIADQLGHSSSSMAEQYVSLTTTGADAALKTAK